From a single Capsicum annuum cultivar UCD-10X-F1 chromosome 12, UCD10Xv1.1, whole genome shotgun sequence genomic region:
- the LOC107851767 gene encoding uncharacterized protein LOC107851767 isoform X2 gives MAGTMADHIFKAMCNRIHDDLEDMQRHIEIIRQLLPKFFPQNLIDQTTCDESFSEEVVVQACDELSHRGKDEHTHERQGTTAATNLDATFDRISDNIEDMKGEIFPKEFAALTCEGLSHQVKDEHTHERQDPGMSAPHFS, from the exons gtaccatggctgacCATATTTTTAAGGCCATGTGTAATCGCATCCATGacgatcttgaagatatgcaacggcacattgaaattatacgccaattgttACCTAAATTCTTCCCTCAAAATCTAATTGACCAAACAACTTGCGATGAGAGCTTCTCGGAAGAAGTTGTTGTCCAAGCTTGTGATGAACTTTCACACCGAGGTAAAgacgaacatactcatgaacgtcaag gtaccaCGGCTGCCACCAATCTCGATGCCACGTTTGACCGCATCAGCGATAATATTGAAGACATGAAAGG TGAGATCTTCCCGAAGGAATTTGCTGCCCTaacttgtgaaggactttcacaccaagttaaagacgaacatactcatgaacgtcaag
- the LOC107851767 gene encoding uncharacterized protein LOC107851767 isoform X1: MAGTMADHIFKAMCNRIHDDLEDMQRHIEIIRQLLPKFFPQNLIDQTTCDESFSEEVVVQACDELSHRGKDEHTHERQGTTAATNLDATFDRISDNIEDMKGYVERLRQLISALIPTNLKPKVQTPCSEIFPKEFAALTCEGLSHQVKDEHTHERQDPGMSAPHFS, encoded by the exons gtaccatggctgacCATATTTTTAAGGCCATGTGTAATCGCATCCATGacgatcttgaagatatgcaacggcacattgaaattatacgccaattgttACCTAAATTCTTCCCTCAAAATCTAATTGACCAAACAACTTGCGATGAGAGCTTCTCGGAAGAAGTTGTTGTCCAAGCTTGTGATGAACTTTCACACCGAGGTAAAgacgaacatactcatgaacgtcaag gtaccaCGGCTGCCACCAATCTCGATGCCACGTTTGACCGCATCAGCGATAATATTGAAGACATGAAAGGGTACgttgaaaggctacgccaattgaTATCCGCACTTATCCCAACAAATTTAAAACCTAAGGTCCAAACACCTTGCAGTGAGATCTTCCCGAAGGAATTTGCTGCCCTaacttgtgaaggactttcacaccaagttaaagacgaacatactcatgaacgtcaag
- the LOC107851767 gene encoding uncharacterized protein LOC107851767 isoform X3, translating to MAGTMADHIFKAMCNRIHDDLEDMQRHIEIIRQLLPKFFPQNLIDQTTCDESFSEEVVVQACDELSHRGKDEHTHERQGMDSRSNPFQEGEDDTSQMAIYALEDIIGCQCIKTRDLVTSRLQVLKNDPTVVVH from the exons gtaccatggctgacCATATTTTTAAGGCCATGTGTAATCGCATCCATGacgatcttgaagatatgcaacggcacattgaaattatacgccaattgttACCTAAATTCTTCCCTCAAAATCTAATTGACCAAACAACTTGCGATGAGAGCTTCTCGGAAGAAGTTGTTGTCCAAGCTTGTGATGAACTTTCACACCGAGGTAAAgacgaacatactcatgaacgtcaag gtatggattcgaggtcgaatccttttcaagaaggggaggatgatacaagccaaatggccATCTATGCTCTTGAAGACATCATTGGATGCCAATGCATAAAGACTcgagacttggtcacctcgagactACAAGTGTTGAAGAATGACCCCACGGTTGTGGTGCATTGA